CCTCGGGCTGGCTCGCGCCGCCCTGGCGGAGGAGCTTGGCGATGCCGAAATCGAGGACCTTGATGAGCGGCGAGCCGTCGGCGCGGCTCGTGAGGAAGAGGTTCGAGGGCTTGATGTCGCGGTGGACGATGCCGAGGGAATGCGCCTCGGCGAGCGCCTCGCAGGCCTGGAGGATGTAATCGACCGCGTCCTCGACGGGCAGCGGGCCGCGGCGGCCGAGCACGCCCCGGAGATCGACGCCGGTCAGGTATTCCATCACGACGAACGGCGAGCCGCCCGGAAGGGTGCCCATGTCGAGCACGCGCGCCACGTGTTCGCTCTTGATCGCGCTCGCGGCCCGCGCCTCGCGGAGGAGCCGGGTGACGGAGACCTCGCTCCCCGCCACCTTGGGGTGCAGGAACTTGAGCGCGACCCGCTGCCTGAGGCTCGCGTGCTCCGCCTCCACCACGACGCCCATTCCCCCGGCGCCGAGGACCCGCAGGGCACGATATTTCCCCGCGATCATGTCGCCCGGGCGCGGCAGCGAGTCTGCGCCGAGATCGACGGAGACGTCGATCTCACATTCCGCGTTGTTCATACCCCCCATGATCCCCGTGTTTCACGATAGCGCGCGGGGGCGGAATGACAATCGATCCCGGGGCGATCCGGCACGTCTCCGCGCCGCGCGCCGTTCGGGCTGGATCCGGTGAAATGGGGACATCCACGGATTGGTTTGTCTCTCTCGCAGAATCCACTCGCTGCCCCGGACGGGGAATTCGCCTCCCCTGCCCTCCCGCGAGCGGACCGGGCCGCCCGGGGCGGCCGCTCGGGTGACGTTTCCGTGCGCCCCGACTGCCGCGTCTGACAAACATCCCCTCGGCCCTCGGCTTCTGCTAGAGCCTGCCCGTGACCGACCTCGTCGTCTTTCCATCCGAACGCCCTCTCACAGGCAGCGTCCCGATCCCGGGCGACAAGAGCATCGCGCACCGGGCCCTCCTCTTCGCCGGCCTCGCCGAAGGACAGAGCCGCATCGTCGGCGGCGCGCTCGGCGCGGACAACATGTCGACGCTCGCCGCGCTCCGCGCGATGGGCATCACCACCGAGGAGCAGACCGACGCGCTGCTCGTCGGCGGCAAAGGGCTCTACGGCCTCCGCGCCCCGAGCGCGCCCATCGACTGCGGCAACTCGGGCACCACGATGCGCCTGCTCGCCGGCGTGCTGGTCGCGCAGCGCTTCGCCGCCGTGCTCGTCGGCGACGAGTCGCTCTCGCGCCGCCCGATGGAGCGCGTCGCCAGGCCCTTGCGCCTGCGCGGCGGTCGCATCGAGGGCAAGCTCGATCCGAAGCGCGTCGGAGAGATCACGGCGCCGCTCCAGATCGGACCTCTGCCCGAGCCCAACGTGCTCGGGCCGCTCGAGTACGAGATGCCCGTCGCGAGCGCGCAGGTGAAGAGCGCGATCCTGCTCTCGGGCCTCTACGCCAACGGGCCCACGTACGTGCGCGAGCCGCTCGTGTCGCGGGATCACACCGAGCGGCTCATGCTCGCGCTCGGCGTGCCGCTGCGCTCGGTCGGCTCGATCATCGAGCTCGACGGCCCCTCGTTCTCGGGCAAACTCCCACCCTTCGAGATCACGGTCCCCGGGGATCCCTCGTCCGCTTCGTTCCTGGTCACGGCCGCGCAGCTCGTCCCGGGCAGCCGCGTGACCGTGCGGCGCGTGGGCCTGAATCCCACGCGCACCGGGCTCTTCGAGGTCCTGCGCGACATGGGCGGCGCGCTCGTCCTCGAGCCGAAGGGCGAGGAGATGGGCGAGCCGATCGGCGACCTGCACGCCGGCGCGGCGGACCTGCGTCCCGGGCGGCTCGGCGGCGAGCTCGTGGCGCGCACGATCGACGAGGTGCCGATCCTCTGCGCGCTCGCGGCCCGCGCGCACGGCACGACGCTCATCGAGGACGCCGCCGAGCTCCGCGTGAAGGAGAGCGATCGTATCGCCATGATGGCGCGCGTGCTCCGCGCGTTTGGCCTCGACTGCGAGGAGCGGCCGGACGGGCTCGCGATCGAGGGAAAGCCGGAAGGCAAGCTGAAGGCCGCGGACATCGAGAGCGGCGGTGATCACCGCATCGCCATGGCATCGTGTGTGCTCGGCCTCCTCGCGGATGGCCCCACGCGCGTGCGCGACGCCGACAACATCGCCACGAGCTTTCCGCGGTTCGTCGGTACGATGCGCGCGCTCGGGGCACGAATCGAGGTAGAACCGGGCGCCGGAGGGACGCCATGACGAGCGGTCGGAGGGCAGTACGCGTCGCGATCGATGGGCCGGCAGGCGCGGGCAAGAGCACGGTCGCGCGGAGGCTCGCGGAGCGGCTCGGCTACCTGCTCCTCGACACGGGCGCGCTCTACAGGACGGTCGCCCTGGCAGCCGTGCGCGAAAAGCTCCGCTGGGACGAGGCGGAGGCGCTCGGCGCGCTCGCGGAGGACCTCGTCACGCGGAGGCGCATGGTGATCGAGCGCGTCGAGGGCGCGACCGGCGGCGGCAGCGGCATGCGGGTCGTGCTCGACGGCGAGGACGTCTCGGCGGCGATCCGCGCCCCCGAGGTGAGCCTCGGCGCGAGCCGCGTCTCGGCCGTGCCCGCGGTGCGCGCGGCGCTGCTCGACATGCAACGCGGGCAAGGCGCCGTGGGCGGCGTGGTGCTCGAAGGGCGCGACATCGGCACCGTGGTCTTCCCCGACGCAGAGGTGAAGTTCTTCCTCACCGCGTCGCCCGAGGTCCGCGCGCGGAGGCGCTACGAAGAGCTCGTCGCGCAAGGCAAGGACGCCACCTACGAGGCGACGTTCAACGACGTGGAGCGCCGCGACAAGGCCGACACCGAGCGCCCCGTGGCGCCGCTCCGTCAGGCCGAGGACGCGATCGTCGTCGACTCGAGCCACAGGGACGTCGCCGAGCTCGTCGAGGAGATGGCGCTTGTCGTCGAAGCGCGAGAGCGAGCGGGCTGAGCCTCGTCCGCGCCGCGCGCTCTTGCTCGGCCTCTTCGCGCTCGGCTCCGCCGCGGCGTGTGGCGGCGAGGTGCCGGCCCCGAAGAGCCCCCGCAAGCGCAAGGGCAAGCGGGAGAGCCTCGATCCGGCCGAGCTCTTCCCGGCCGATCTGGATCTCGTGGTCCGCGTGGATCTCGGCCGCATGCGCGCGCAGCTCGGGCCGCTGGCGGAGGTCCTCTCCGCGCGTGTCGAGGACGAGAGCGGCGGCGAGGAGGCGATCGTCTCGTTGGCGATCACGCGCGCCAAGGTCGTGTGGATCGGCCTGCGCGCCGCGGACGCCGAGGCCGGGGATCGGGTGCTCGTCGTCGAGGGCGACGTCGAGGATGTGCGCCCCGATCCCGGGATCTTCCGCCTCGTGGATCCTCCGATCGCGGACGACGTCCGGACGTGGGAGCGAAGAGGGCCCCTCGGGCGCGCAACCACCGCGCGTATCCACGCCTTCGGGACCCGCATGATCATGTTCGTCACGCCCGTCGAGGCGGACAGCGTCGCTCGTGTGCTCGAGGAGGGCCCGGACGATCGCCGCCGTGATCCCGCGGCCGAGGGCCTGGTCAGCGTGGACCTCCGCGCCCGGCGCCTGCCGCCCTCGCTCGAGCGACGTTTCCCCTCCATCGCCTCGATCATCGGCGGCCTCGACCGCGCCCGCGCGAGCGCGGTGATGGTCGGCGACGCCTTGCGGATCGACGCCGAGATCACGGCCGGCACGGGGCAAGCCGCCGGCAAGGCCGAGAATTTGCTCCGCGCGCTCCGCGAAGGTGGGCAGGGCAGCCGGTATGCCGCGCTCTTCGAGGACGTGCGGATCGAGCGAATCGATCGCTCCGTGCGCGTGCGCTGGGACTTCTCGTCGGAGGTGCTGCGGGCGATGCTCGAAGGCAAGCTCGCGGCGCCGGAGGAGATGCAAGGCGAGCGCTGAGCGTTTTATGCTCGGCGGCGATGGCCGACACGCTCGTCGATCCCGTTGACGCTCAGGGGCTCGGCTCGGACGCGCCGAGTGACGCCCCCGATCCCCCCATCGAGCCCGTCCCGCCCACGCAACGTGATCCCGAGGCGGTCGGGGCCACGCCTCTGGCTGCGCCCAAGCCCGACGTGTTGCCGGAGCCTCCGCCCGAGCCTCGCGCCGAGTCGCCACGACCGAAGCCGCCGCCCACGCGTGTCTTGCTCGTGATCGCTGCGACGGTCTTCGTGCTCGTCACGCTCGCGGGCCTCGCGTTCTGGAGCTTCTTCCTGCGGTACCGGCCCACGGCGCGCGCGCACGTCCCCGCGGGGACGAACATCGCGGTCCGGCTCGAAGCCGCGGACATCGTGCTCTTCAAGCCCGTGCGCGAGCACCTCTTGAAGCTCGCGCTCGATGAAGGCAGCGGGCCCGAGGCCGCCGCGCCCCAGCGGCCCTCGCGCGCGGAGCGCATCCACGATCACACGGGCGTGCGTTTGCCCGCGGACGTGCGCGAGGTCGTCGTCGCGTCGATGGACGGCCGGAGCTGGGTCGCGCTCTTCGGCGGTCGCATCGAGCGCGGCCGCTTCGTCGCGGGCCTCGCCGAGGTCGCGAAGGAGGAGGGCTGGGCCGGGTTTCGCCGGGAAGGCGAGCTCCTCGTGGGCCCTTCGATCGTGATCGGACAGGCGGACGACGGGACGATCCTCGTCGGCACGGATCGATCGATCGTGGAGGCCGCGCTGCCGGCCACGGAGGAAGGTGAGAAGCTCGGTTTGCCCGAGAAGGGCGCGGTCACGTTCGCGATCGCGCGGCAGGCGTTCGAGGTCGCGTCGGGGGCGAACACGCTCCTGCCGCGCGCGTCGGTCCTCGGCACGATCGAGCGGGCCACGGGCTCGCTCGCGCTGAGCGGTTCGCCGGAGCTCGTGGTTCGCCTCGAACCGACGAAGGCCGCGGACGCGCCCAAGCTCGAAGAGGGCGCGCGCTCTCTCCTGTCGGATCTCGGCCTCGTGCTGCTGCTCGCGCAGGACGTCGCGGGCGAGAAGGAGGCGCTCCGGGCGACCACCGTGAAGCGTGAGGGTGATGTCGTCGTGCTCCGCGCGCCCTGGCCGTACGAGGGACTGGATCGCGCCGCCGCCGGGCTCGCGGGCAAGCTGCGCGGCGCGGAGATCCCTGGCAAAAAGCCCTGATTTTGCTCGCCCTGGCCGGAGTTTGTCTCGCCGGTGAGGGCGGACAAAACGGAGCCTTTGGGGGCATCACATTGACAAGGCGCTGGCACCGGACTAGAGGGACCGCTCTCCCGGATCCGGACCGACGCCCGACGTGTGCCCGAGGCCGGCTCAAAACGAGCCGCACGCCCGCGCGGCGCATCGCAATCCGTGCACCGGGAAATCCTAGGGAAGGACGGTTTCAAAAGACCAGATGGCTAGTAACGCGAACGTGGAGATGACGGGATCCGACATGGGATCCGGTATGGAGAGCTTCGCCGCGCTCTTCGAGCAGCGGGTCGAGTCCGATTTCGCGCGCGAGGGCGAGATCATCGCTGGGACGGTCGTTCAGGTCGGCCGTGACTCGGTGGTGGTCGACATCGGTGGCAAGAGCGAGGGCGTGATCCCGCTCCGAGAGTTCGCGGACGCCACGGGTCAGGTCGGCGTCAAGCCCGGCGACAAGGTGGACGTCTACATCGAGAGCCGCGAGAACGACGACGGCCTCGTCACCTTGTCGAAGGAAAAAGCCGACAAGATGAAGGTCTGGGATGAGATCTCGAACGCCTGCGAGGCGGACGAGCTCATCGAGGGCACCATCAGCCAGCGCGTGAAGGGCGGCCTCTCGGTCACCATCCGCGGCGGCGTGAAGGCGTTCCTCCCGGGGTCGCAGGTCGACCTCCGCCCGATCCGCAACTTGGACAAACTGATCGGCCAGACCTACAAGTTCAAGGTCATCAAGTTCAACAAGAAGCGGGGCAACATCGTCCTGTCCCGCCGCGTCCTGCTCGAGCGCGAGCGCGACGAGATGAAGCAGAAGACGCTCGAGACCCTCACCGAGGGCATGACCGTCAAGGGCACGATCAAGAACATCACCGAGTACGGTGCGTTCGTGGACCTCGGCGGCATCGACGGCCTGCTCCACATCACGGACATGAGCTGGGGCCGCGTGAACCACCCGAACGAGGTGTTCAACGTCGGCGACGAGGTCACCGTCAAGGTCCTCAAGTACAACCCCGAGACCGAGCGCGTCTCCCTGGGCCTCAAGCAGACCCAGGAGGATCCGTGGAACCACGCCGAGGAGGCCTACCCGGCGGGCAAGAAGGTCCGCGGCAAGGTCATGTCGATCACGGACTACGGCGCCTTCGTGGAGCTCGAGCCGGGCGTCGAGGGCCTGATCCACGTGAGCGAGATGAGCTGGACCAAGAAGGTCAAGCACCCGTCGAAGCTCCTCGAGGTCGGCCAGGAGATCGAGTGCCAGGTGCTCGAGGTCGACGCGCGCGCCAAGCGCATCAGCCTCGGTCTCAAGCAGCTCGAGCCCGATCCGTGGATGCTCTTCACGGACAAGTACCACCCCGGCGACAAGATCGCGGGCAAGGTCCGTTCGCTCACCGATTACGGCGTGTTCGTCGGGATCGAGGAGGGCGTCGACGGCATGGTCCACAAGAGCGACCTCTCGTGGTCGGTGCGCGTCAACAACCCGAGCGACCTGCACCACAAGGGCGACGACGTCGAGGCGATCATCCTCTCGATCAACCACGACGAGAAGAAGGTCTCCCTCGGCATCAAGCAGCTCTGGGACGACCCGTGGCCGACGATGCTCAGCGAGTTCGCGCCCGGCCGCGTGATCGACGAGTCGCAGGTCATCAGCATCGTCGAGTACGGCATCTTCGTGCGCCTGCGCGAGGGCGTCGAGGCGCTCATCCAGACGGGCGACATCCTCGAGCCCGAGGGCACGAAGATCAAGGTCGGCGACCTC
The nucleotide sequence above comes from Polyangium spumosum. Encoded proteins:
- the aroA gene encoding 3-phosphoshikimate 1-carboxyvinyltransferase, giving the protein MTDLVVFPSERPLTGSVPIPGDKSIAHRALLFAGLAEGQSRIVGGALGADNMSTLAALRAMGITTEEQTDALLVGGKGLYGLRAPSAPIDCGNSGTTMRLLAGVLVAQRFAAVLVGDESLSRRPMERVARPLRLRGGRIEGKLDPKRVGEITAPLQIGPLPEPNVLGPLEYEMPVASAQVKSAILLSGLYANGPTYVREPLVSRDHTERLMLALGVPLRSVGSIIELDGPSFSGKLPPFEITVPGDPSSASFLVTAAQLVPGSRVTVRRVGLNPTRTGLFEVLRDMGGALVLEPKGEEMGEPIGDLHAGAADLRPGRLGGELVARTIDEVPILCALAARAHGTTLIEDAAELRVKESDRIAMMARVLRAFGLDCEERPDGLAIEGKPEGKLKAADIESGGDHRIAMASCVLGLLADGPTRVRDADNIATSFPRFVGTMRALGARIEVEPGAGGTP
- a CDS encoding 30S ribosomal protein S1, translating into MASNANVEMTGSDMGSGMESFAALFEQRVESDFAREGEIIAGTVVQVGRDSVVVDIGGKSEGVIPLREFADATGQVGVKPGDKVDVYIESRENDDGLVTLSKEKADKMKVWDEISNACEADELIEGTISQRVKGGLSVTIRGGVKAFLPGSQVDLRPIRNLDKLIGQTYKFKVIKFNKKRGNIVLSRRVLLERERDEMKQKTLETLTEGMTVKGTIKNITEYGAFVDLGGIDGLLHITDMSWGRVNHPNEVFNVGDEVTVKVLKYNPETERVSLGLKQTQEDPWNHAEEAYPAGKKVRGKVMSITDYGAFVELEPGVEGLIHVSEMSWTKKVKHPSKLLEVGQEIECQVLEVDARAKRISLGLKQLEPDPWMLFTDKYHPGDKIAGKVRSLTDYGVFVGIEEGVDGMVHKSDLSWSVRVNNPSDLHHKGDDVEAIILSINHDEKKVSLGIKQLWDDPWPTMLSEFAPGRVIDESQVISIVEYGIFVRLREGVEALIQTGDILEPEGTKIKVGDLVKVEISSVDTIERRLFATMKNIGVEKPAPAERPKRVKSAGGGGSAAVEEEKSVAGTVGDLIREKLAGKLDLKKKEKDQE
- the cmk gene encoding (d)CMP kinase codes for the protein MTSGRRAVRVAIDGPAGAGKSTVARRLAERLGYLLLDTGALYRTVALAAVREKLRWDEAEALGALAEDLVTRRRMVIERVEGATGGGSGMRVVLDGEDVSAAIRAPEVSLGASRVSAVPAVRAALLDMQRGQGAVGGVVLEGRDIGTVVFPDAEVKFFLTASPEVRARRRYEELVAQGKDATYEATFNDVERRDKADTERPVAPLRQAEDAIVVDSSHRDVAELVEEMALVVEARERAG